ATTGGTACCTGCAGCCAAGTCGGCTATTCCCCTCATTTTTAGGCGCCAAATACCGGCATCGCGATTGTCCGTCTCGTCATATCGGACAGTAGAGAAAATCACAGGAAACTTTCGATCGTGAGCGACCGCCAACAACTTCTGCGTCGCAACGATTTGCTCACTAAGATCAGATCCTAGCGGCCTACCCGGATCAGTGAACGCTCTAATAATGTCGATAACAATCAGCGCCGGATGAGATCCAAACCCAATTCTCATACCGAAGCCCCGTCTGGCGAAGATTTCCTCCTCGTTATCTGTGCTCAAGCGAATCTCCTCCGTCGTCGATCGGCTCATTTTATGCGAACACCATAACTTCTCTAATGCGCCCCCGCGCAATGGCTGAAATCAATGCCAAGAGCGCGCATTGAACCTATACCCTCTCATGGAGAGCCGATCGACTTTAACGTTGTCGATCACACGGCTCTACTATGTCCTCTTTCTTGCTCCGGCAACAATCGCTCAGTTCTGCGCTCTTACGCGCAGAACCTCCAAGGAACTCACTCGGTTCTACAAGCATCAGGCAGCGGCCGCCGACCTCCTTAGCGTAGCAAAATCGACGACTTGTCGTCCGACAATATGAAGTTGAGCTTCAATCGTCGAGTCTACGCACCGCCCATTGAAATCGAACGGCGCATTAACGGTGTTTATGACCACACCCATGGGAGTCGGCCAACCGCGCAGCGAATGCACAATTGAACGCATGGCGGCCAGCGTCTGACCGCCAGCTTGCCAACCTGCGCAAGTCACGACACAGCCAACTGCAATCCCATCAAGATAAGTGCGCTCGGCTTGGCGAAGATCTTCTGTGTAATCAATCGCGTTCTTCACGAGACCCGAAATTGACCCGTGATAAGCGGGCGACGCTAGTATTAGCCCATCACACCGCTTTAATGCCTCAACCAGCCTTAGTGAGGCATCGCTTCGCTCGCCTTTCTCCGGCGCATAGATTGGCACATCGAGAGCAGGGCCTGCGAAAATCTCAGTATCGGCACCCTGCTTGCTTGCCGCCTCAAGCGCTAAGCGCAGCGCGTTCTCGGTGCTTGAGCCAGGCCGCGCTGTCCCTCCAAGTCCAACTATCAGCGGCCGAGCACTGCTATTAGACCGTCCGCCCAGGTATAGGGTATTATCGGAGTTCATTGCTGCTCCACAGTATCTAGGTTTGGGCAACCAAGGCTGATTCCTCGAAGCGCTTTACCAATTCCTCTGTCTGGCCGCCCTTGTCGAGTTCAGCCAGGCGCGGAAGCACTTCTTTACTGAAGAGAGTCATGCTTTTCGTCGTGTCCTCATGA
The genomic region above belongs to Pseudorhodoplanes sinuspersici and contains:
- a CDS encoding NADPH-dependent FMN reductase, with the protein product MNSDNTLYLGGRSNSSARPLIVGLGGTARPGSSTENALRLALEAASKQGADTEIFAGPALDVPIYAPEKGERSDASLRLVEALKRCDGLILASPAYHGSISGLVKNAIDYTEDLRQAERTYLDGIAVGCVVTCAGWQAGGQTLAAMRSIVHSLRGWPTPMGVVINTVNAPFDFNGRCVDSTIEAQLHIVGRQVVDFATLRRSAAAA